The Pricia mediterranea genome includes a window with the following:
- the glpK gene encoding glycerol kinase GlpK, translated as MNYIISLDQGTTSSRALLVDENGKIKGMVQKEFKQLFPKSGWVEHDPMEILESQLGVFDELIKKENINPEDIKAIGITNQRETTVVWDKQTGEPIYNAIVWQDIRTADICEHLKNSGLTEHVQTTTGLVIDSYFAGTKVKWILDNVDGARKKAENGELLMGTIDTWLVWNMTGKKNHVTDYTNASRTMVYDIVNLRWDDKMLKVLGIPKSMLPEVKPSAYHFGDYDLEGTKIPIAGIAGDQQAALFGQACFKKGTAKNTYGTGCFMLMNTGTDPQFSKNGLLTTIAYGLDGKVYYALEGSIFIAGAAIQWLRDGLELIENAKDTEALADSVKDENPVYVVPAFAGLGAPHWDMYARGAIFGLTRDTGKAHLVKATLESLAYQTRDILKAMENDSGIQLKNLRVDGGACANNYLMQFQADILDSEVHRPEVIESTAMGAAFLAGIQIGLWKQEDVDQNRPMDRIFKPTFDRVKRKRLYTKWKKAVERTMGWEDQ; from the coding sequence ATGAACTATATCATCTCCCTAGACCAAGGAACCACCAGCTCCCGCGCCCTTTTGGTCGACGAAAACGGAAAAATCAAGGGCATGGTGCAAAAGGAGTTCAAACAGCTATTTCCGAAATCGGGATGGGTAGAGCACGACCCGATGGAAATATTGGAGTCCCAATTGGGCGTATTCGACGAGCTGATCAAAAAGGAGAATATAAACCCGGAGGACATCAAGGCCATCGGAATCACCAACCAGCGGGAGACGACCGTAGTCTGGGACAAACAAACCGGGGAGCCGATCTATAATGCGATCGTTTGGCAGGATATACGCACCGCCGATATCTGCGAACATCTCAAGAATAGTGGATTGACGGAACATGTTCAAACAACAACCGGGCTGGTCATCGACTCTTATTTTGCGGGGACCAAGGTCAAGTGGATTCTGGATAATGTTGATGGTGCCAGGAAAAAAGCCGAAAACGGCGAGCTATTGATGGGCACCATCGATACTTGGCTCGTTTGGAACATGACGGGGAAAAAGAACCATGTTACGGACTATACCAATGCCTCGCGAACCATGGTCTATGACATTGTCAACCTACGATGGGACGATAAAATGTTGAAGGTCCTAGGAATTCCCAAATCGATGCTGCCCGAGGTAAAACCTTCCGCCTATCATTTTGGGGATTATGATTTGGAAGGCACTAAAATTCCGATCGCCGGAATCGCCGGGGATCAACAGGCCGCCTTGTTCGGGCAGGCCTGCTTTAAAAAGGGAACGGCCAAAAACACCTACGGCACCGGATGCTTTATGTTGATGAACACCGGTACCGACCCCCAATTCTCAAAAAACGGATTGCTGACCACCATCGCTTACGGCCTTGACGGGAAGGTGTATTACGCCCTCGAAGGCAGTATTTTTATCGCCGGGGCCGCGATTCAGTGGTTGAGGGACGGATTGGAACTGATCGAGAACGCCAAGGATACCGAGGCCCTTGCGGATTCCGTAAAAGACGAGAATCCGGTGTACGTAGTGCCAGCTTTTGCCGGCCTGGGCGCTCCCCATTGGGATATGTATGCCCGCGGTGCCATCTTCGGCCTTACCCGCGATACCGGAAAGGCGCATTTGGTCAAGGCCACACTCGAATCGCTCGCCTATCAGACTAGGGATATATTGAAAGCCATGGAAAACGATTCGGGCATTCAACTCAAAAACCTTCGGGTCGATGGTGGGGCCTGCGCCAATAACTATCTCATGCAATTCCAAGCCGACATTCTCGATTCCGAAGTTCACAGACCGGAGGTCATAGAATCGACCGCAATGGGCGCGGCATTTTTGGCCGGCATTCAAATTGGATTATGGAAACAGGAGGACGTAGATCAAAACCGTCCTATGGATCGAATTTTCAAGCCTACTTTTGACCGGGTAAAACGCAAGCGGCTCTACACGAAGTGGAAAAAAGCCGTGGAACGGACCATGGGATGGGAAGACCAATAG